One Phaseolus vulgaris cultivar G19833 chromosome 2, P. vulgaris v2.0, whole genome shotgun sequence DNA window includes the following coding sequences:
- the LOC137809607 gene encoding LOW QUALITY PROTEIN: axial regulator YABBY 4-like (The sequence of the model RefSeq protein was modified relative to this genomic sequence to represent the inferred CDS: inserted 2 bases in 1 codon; deleted 1 base in 1 codon) → MMIDYECPSSTINASLCQKSYTFISLSLLSLPLLYTHKFRQIHTXMSTLNHLFDLPEQICYVQCGFCTTILMVSVPCSSLSMVVTVRCGHCTSLLSVNMMKASFVPFHLLASLSHLEPKESSPEQDANKTLNSHSASLMTFSDCEEEDVIPMSNIVNKPPEKRQRTPSAYNCFIKEEIKRLKAENPDMAHKEAFSTAAKNWANFPPTQCKGDDQESCIQTDQLVDLDSQVDPPDAEVNEEDGQGFRGRKVQRNSIFERTPFE, encoded by the exons ATGATGATTGATTATGAGTGTCCATCTTCAACTATAAATGCTTCCTTGTGCCAGAAGAGCTACACCTTCATCTCTCTATCT CTTCTTTCTCTTCCTCTCTTATACACTCACAAATTCAGACAGATACACAC AATGTCAACACTCAACCATCTTTTTGATCTTCCTGAACAGATATGTTACGTACAATGTGGATTCTGTACCACTATATTAATG GTAAGTGTCCCATGCAGCAGTTTGTCAATGGTGGTGACAGTAAGATGTGGGCACTGCACAAGCCTCCTTTCTGTTAACATGATGAAAGCTTCTTTTGTCCCTTTCCACCTTTTAGCATCTCTTAGTCATCTTGAG CCAAAAGAAAGTAGTCCAGAACAAGATGCTAACAAGACTTTGAACAGCCACAGTGCATCCCTGATGACCTTTTCTGATTGTGAGGAAGAGGATGTCATTCCAATGAGTAATATTGTGAATAAAC CTCCAGAGAAGAGACAGCGAACGCCATCAGCTTATAACTGCTTCATCAA agaagagattaaaaggCTAAAGGCTGAGAACCCTGACATGGCTCACAAAGAAGCTTTTAGTACAGCTGCAAAAAAT TGGGCCAATTTTCCCCCAACTCAGTGCAAAGGAGATGATCAAGAGAGCTGTATCCAGACAGATCAACTTGTGGATCTTGATTCCCAAGTGGACCCTCCTGATGCTGAG GTCAATGAAGAAGATGGTCAAGGTTTCCGAGGAAGAAAGGTCCAGAGGAACTCCATCTTTGAAAGGACACCGTTTGAGTGA